DNA from Amycolatopsis sp. DSM 110486:
ACACCTTCCGCAGCGGTGGCGCTCGTGTTCCCGCCGCTGCTGGATGCCTTCGGGGCCGCGCTCAACTTCGGGTTCTTCGCCGTGATGACGGCCCTCGCGATCGTCTTCGTGTGGCGGCTGAGCCGGAGACCAAGGGGCGCAGTCTCGAGGACCTCGAACGCGACCTCGTGGGTGCGTAAGCTGATCCGGTGCGGACACGACCGACCCTGACCTGGACCGGCACGGGTGGACCGCTCCCGCGCACCGGAAGCGTCGCCGAGGTGGCCGAGGTCGTCTCCCGCGGCCGCGTGGTGGTGCTGAGCGGGGCGGGGATCTCCACCGAGTCCGGCATTCCCGACTACCGCGGCGAGTCCGGCAGCCTGCGCCGGCACACCCCGATGACCTACGACGAGTTCACCAGCAGCGCCGAGGGCCGCCGCCGCTACTGGGCGCGCAGCCACCTGGGCTGGCGCACCATCGCGCGCGCCGAGCCCAACTCCGGGCACCACTCCATCGCGACCCTGCGCGAAGCCGGCCTGCTGTCCGGCGTGATCACGCAGAACGTCGACGGCCTGCACCGCGCGGCGGGCACGCGCGGTGTGGTGGAGCTGCACGGCAACCTCGATCGCGTGATCTGCCTCGGCTGCCGCCGCACCACGCCGCGCGAAGAGCTGGACGACCGCCTGCGCGCGGCCAACCCGGACTTCGGCGGCACCGCCACCCGGATCAACCCCGACGGCGACGTCGAGCTCGCCGAGGAAGCCGTACGCACGTTCACGCTCGTCGACTGCACCACGTGCGCCGGTGTGCTGAAGCCCGACGTGGTGTTCTTCGGCGAGAACGTGCCGCGCCCACGCGTCGAACGCTGTTACCGCCTGGTCGACGAATCCTCGGCGGTGCTCGTCCTCGGCTCGTCGCTCACGGTCATGTCCGGTCTGCGCTTCGTCCGCCACGCCGCGAAAACCGGCAAACCCGTCCTCATCGTCAACCGCGGC
Protein-coding regions in this window:
- a CDS encoding NAD-dependent protein deacetylase, with translation MRTRPTLTWTGTGGPLPRTGSVAEVAEVVSRGRVVVLSGAGISTESGIPDYRGESGSLRRHTPMTYDEFTSSAEGRRRYWARSHLGWRTIARAEPNSGHHSIATLREAGLLSGVITQNVDGLHRAAGTRGVVELHGNLDRVICLGCRRTTPREELDDRLRAANPDFGGTATRINPDGDVELAEEAVRTFTLVDCTTCAGVLKPDVVFFGENVPRPRVERCYRLVDESSAVLVLGSSLTVMSGLRFVRHAAKTGKPVLIVNRGQTRGDAHARVRVDLPLGEALADLVDLVGGPARLA